The Macaca nemestrina isolate mMacNem1 chromosome 1, mMacNem.hap1, whole genome shotgun sequence genome contains the following window.
TATCCATATCACTTGCGGACTGTCAGACAGACCCTCTTGGTTAATTCATTGCATTGCTGTCTTCATTATGTTGATAGAACCCTCCTCATCTCAAGTCTGAAAATTCACAGAAATTTAGCCATTTACTTTTCCCTTTCCCATCcaaaacacacatgaaaaaaaaaaaaaactaacaggaGGAAAGCATAGGAAGAGTCGTATTCCTGaacataattgtgtgtgtgtttgtttggtAACAGATATTTTTGATTAAAAGTGAAcaaacccagcactttaggacCTCGACTTTgtgaattttataaaagaaacctCTAAACAGTGTTAAAAGTCAatagagagagaagagctagaaaagaaaacagggaCCTTGGTTCCTAAAATGAAAGGTAAGATCTGTCTGTCAGATCCTGATTTCCTAAGACAGCACCTACGCAGAGACAGCTCTGCAGAGCATAGGAAGGGAGCACACACCCTACTGACACCCGTGCCTGCAGGCACGCCTTCTGCTTTTCGTTCTTCTGATCCTTACCTACACAAGAGTGTGTTCTTTGGGAGTTGAACAGAGCTGAAATTGGATCTTCATCTCACCATTTCCAGGTCAGGGATCTTAGCAAGCTATATTCTTTCAGATGTAGTTTATTTTTGGTCAAGCTTCCTCTGAATTCATGAGGGAGAATTAATTGCCCCCTTCCAGCACTTTGTTTTGATATCTACTTGGGAGattaacattttgcaaaatacGAATTTGTCAggatttctatattttatattagaTATTGATTTTACTATAGATATTGATTTTACTGTAAAGGGAATCATATCATATTAATCTTTTTATTCTCAAAATtttcatgaataaatgaaggaaagtgGAAACAATTTTGACAGGACTAGCATAGAACTAGCACACAATGCTGTTAATTTGCTTTAGCCTTGGGAGACTTCCCTGACTGTTGTTTCTCTGCCTAGAAacataaagaaagtaaaacaagagaaaatcaacactattaaataaaatattggccCCAAATTTCAATAGGAACTAGTAGATGGAAGATGTGGAAGACCAACTGTTTTTCCTAAGGTGGGGGAATGTCCTGGAAACAAACAGGATGTAAGTCTAGCTCCCTCCTTTCATTATCTCCTTCCCTCTACTGGATGAACATCCCTCAAATCTGGGTCTTGGATTTTAGCATTTTGATTCATTAAAAATTCAATCCAACAAAAAGCgccacagaaaaaaagaagtttttaaaacgAACATTTATTCTGATGCCTACAGCTCTGTGAGTTGGAGTTCCCTGGGACTAAGGTTTCCCTAATTACCAGCCTAAACTCCTTTACCTAATTGGAGGCATCACAGGGACAGTTGTTTTCCTCTCAAATCTTGAGTCATCATGTAGAATTCCCAGGAGAGTCTATTTTCTCATTCTAGTAATGCTTAGGAAAAGatacccacatacacacatacagagggaaagagagagagaaggagacaaagacggagaggagagggaatgagagagagagaataattcTACAGAAAGAGTCAGATCTATATATCACTGAATAAGGGAAATTCATCTTGAGGGACTCAAGGTAGAAATATGACAGAAGAGCAGAGAAAGTTTGTCTTAGTAGCTCTATATGCCCCATATCAGGGTAGAAAAGATAGTCTTCATCCATGTTTATTTTAACTCCAGAACCGAACAGCAGCAAGGTCAGTGAATTAACTCATTTTGGGGAATAAGAGATAACCAGAGGAAGAATAACACAACTGTGTAAAAACTGATGTCCAAATAGGCCTATACATATTCAGAATAGCTGTTGGGAAGGTTTTGAGTGAGGAGGACTTAGGAAAAAGTATTACAGGGCACGTTAGTACAAAGTGTAAAGATTTCAGTTACTAAATATCCTAGGGAATGGGTGGGATTCAAACAGGGTCAAAGTTCAAAGGATATCTTTAAGACCACAAGTAAGCATTGTGATTAACTTCTGATATATCTCAGGAATAAATGTTACAGTAATCAGGTGAGATTTCCAGTTATCTGTTGGTCATTTAATGTCATTGACATGTGCACTAGACTTACTATTACTCAGTTTTGTATGGAGATAGTGTTCAATAGGTAAAGTGGAATGTGTTTCTTCTTGGTTAAAATCTTACTCATCGTTTCTGTGTCATAATTGCATCTCTTCAAAAGATTAGAGAGTTAGGTCTGGGTCTGCTCAGAAGACACCTGCTTGAATTCGTAGCCGATTCAATTTGTAAAACCCTGTTCTGAGGGCCATAGTTAGATGTGGTGACTACTTTTAGAGACATCAAGATTTACGGAAAAATCAGATGAGTATGTAAAAACTCAAgaacacttaaaaagaaaaatatttttataggaatatacatatataatacacacatcatctctctctatatatatgcgtgagcacgcgcgcacacacacacacacacacacacgcgtgttAAAACTAGAAAAGACATGTAGAACTTAGGAAACATGGAGGCAGAAATTCAGAAAttggaggggaaaggagaggaaggacaGATTCCTTTTAGGAATGTTCAGAGACCAGAAAAACATATGTTACATGTTTGAAATAATGGTTTTGCTAAACTGGATAGATAATTTGCAGTTTCAATAGCAACAGAAGACAAGGTCTCTTTGTTTTCTGCAGAAAATAGCAACAGATACATTTTAGGACCACATTAAAGGAAGATGATGCTAACTTTTGTGTgtaaaaaaaataagagtttgATGGGACTTAGTCATATAATCAATAAACAAATGCATGCATAACTCATATCAATAGGAAGTTATtaataaatttccatttcctAAAGCATGTAGAAAGCAAGACAATTATCATTGCCAGACAATAAAGGGAATTTATTATTTCCTGATTCAGTGATTAGGAAAGAGTTACCCTAGAGGATTTGAGGTGGTTTCACTTTTAAAGAAAAGGCAATTTGGATGAAGGAAATGATGAGAAAACGATACTTAAGTATAGATATGAGAGGAGAATCACAAGAGGAAACTAGCTTCACAAAGATGACCTTTAGAGAATGGAGGCTTGGGTAGCCAAAAGTAAGACTGGATGCAGAAACTTCTGGAAACTCATTGCAATAGTGTATCCATTATGACTAGGCATCCAATTAGGGTGAAGAGAGTGGAAATAAAAGATATTAGTgatatagtaaaaaataaataaattgtgcaGACCTTGATGAATTTGGTTTTAGAGTGTAAGGAATAATAGACATAAAATGAGTAAAGTTGTTATCTAGGtggacaaaaattttaaaagtcagcaaGAGAAACTGGTTTAGAAATGAGGGTAAGGATGTTGTATTTGTTTGCTAGGGTTGACATAAGAAGCACTACACAGTgaatggtttaaacaacagaaatttaatttctcacaattctggagactagaagtgtGAGATCGAGTTTTCAGCAGGGTTGCTTTCTTTTGActcctctcttcttggcttgtaggTGGCTGTTTTCTTACTGAGTCTCCCTCTGAAACTGTATCtgaatttcctcttcttcttcttcttttttttttttttttttttttgacagagtcttgctctgtcgcccagcctggagtgcagtggtgcaatctcggctcacagcaacctccacctcctgggttcacgttgttctcctgcctcagcctcccgagtagctgggactacaggtgcccgccaccatgcccggctaattttgtttttgtatttttagtagagatggagtttcactgtgttagccaggatgatctcgatctcctgacctcatgatccccctgcctcagcctcccaaagtgctgggattacaggcgtgagacactgcgcccagccaatttacTCTTCTTGTAAGAACACCGACCCTATTGAATTAAGGGCCACCCTAATTTCCTCATTTGAACTTTGTTACCTCTTTAAATACTGTATGTCCAAGTACAGTCACATTCCAAGGAACTTGGGGTTAGAAACTCAACCTACAAATTTTCAGGGGACACAATGTAACAGCCCATAATAGGTGAAGATGTACATTTGGGTTTACTTAGAAACTTCAAGGTGAGGTTTCTAAGAAAGACAGTCCTGAAGAAAATGTGGAGCTCATGAGAGATATCAAAAACAAGGAATTCTGGAGTCATAATAACTACCGAGAATAGAAGGCCAATACAAGTTGATAAATAATCTTGAATAAATAAGATCTCGAAACAATAGATTCTTCTGTGTGAAaggaaatatagagaaaagagaaaatgatcaCACAATTTGGGGTTATGTTTACACTTGGGATATAAAAAATTGAATAACCAATGAGGAAAACCAGGATAGCGTGGCATCAAATAGGCAAAGAAAGGAGAGAGTTTTAAACATTGGGCAATTGACCTTCGGAAGTTAGTGGCAATGAAGACAGACGGAGGCCATTAAATTTCAATGAGAAAGTCACTGATATACCATAAGAAAAGAGATATGGGAAGTTGAGGGTGGATAAATTATTCaaagatattcaaagaagaatgaATAGAGTAAATACCTTTtatacattagaaaaataatgcaGTTGTTACAAAGGAGGGAAATAATCTGAATAGAAACAGCATTTTCTCCCAAGATAAGAAGAAACATGCATGTTTGATTGCAGAAGagataaataaagtaaaacaaatcaTTCTGAAAAGAGAATAAATAGGACAATATCCTATAATGTGTGCGTGTGCAGTTTAAATTGTATTCTACAGGGCACTGCAGCTCTGCCATTCCTTCTAACTACCCCCATTCAATTGTACCAGAGCAAGTGTGCAACCatattaagcatttatttattaatatagttAGTTTTCATAAATTACTTCAAGATCTCCTTACCGAGAAGAcatagaagagaaggaaaggaaggagataGAATAGACCATCttataaaagaaagtaaaataacttACGATTATTTCCATAGCTTTTCTTCTCCAAATATTCTCTGAATCATGATTAAGAATATAcatatgaagagagagagagagttattaGACAGAGAAAGAGGGTTGAAAGAATGCACCAGTAATGGCTTTGTCTTTATCATAAAAATATGCCGGTCAAATCATATGCCAAGAATCCAGTAAAGTGggagcttgaaaaaaaaatttggaaatttggAACAGTGTGGGGAGATTATTAGGGAATCAATAAGatttaaatatcaaaaagaaCATCCTCTTAATTATTTGTTATTCCTTCAATGCCTTGTCTAATTCTATATTTGCCTAAATAAAATCGTTTTAAAATATAGTCCCCTGACCAGCAGGACCACCATTGCCTGAaaatttgttagaaatgaaaattcttgGGCCCTACCTCAGAACTACAGATTAAGAAAGAACTCTCAGTATGAGgaccagaaatctgcattttaacaaaccctccaggtgattctgatgcatgtcAATATTTGATAATTTCACATCCAAAATATTGACTGTGCTTTCCCACTGGATTTTTCCCACACTACAACTTAAGTCTTAAGCAACTATGGAATATGGACCATGTCCTTCTTCCTTGTCTTCCTTTCTATCCCCATTACAGGGATCTATCCAGAGGCTGGCTTCTTGTAAGTGTATTTCTTTATCTAATAGTAGACGCCTCCTAGGAGACTTGAGTGCACTGGAAATTGAAACTCTCACTTCCAACTTCGAGATGGAGAGCCCCAATTGAACCACCGCTCAGGAGTTTATCTTCTCTGCCTTCCCTTATTCCTGGGTTAAGTCTGTTGTCTGCTTTGTTCCACTGCTTTTCATCTATGCTTTCATTGTTGCTGGAAACCTGGTCATCCTCACAGTGGTCCAGTTGAATATTCACCTCCACAATCCCATGTATATTTTTATCAGTGCTCTTTCTTTCCTGGAGATTTGGTATACCACAGCCACAATTCCAAAGATGCTGTCTAGCCTGCTTAGTGAGAGGAGGAGCATTTCCTTCAATGGTTGTCTCCTACAGATGTATTTCTTCCATTCCACCAGCATCAGTGAAGTGTGTCTCTTGACAGCTATGGCCTTTGACCGCTACCTGGCCATCTGCAGCCCGCTTCATTATCCCACTATCATGACCCCCAAGCTATGTACCCAACTGACTTTAAGTTGCTGTGTTTGTGGCTTTATCACACCCCTTCCTGAAATTGTCTGGATCTCTACACTGCCATTTTGTGGTTCGAATCACCTTGAGCATATCTTCTGTGACTTCCTCCCAGTGCTGCGCCTGGCCTGCACAGACACACGAGCCATTGTCATGATTCAGGTAGTGGATGTCATCCATGCAGTGGAGATTATTACAGCTGTGATGCTCATCTTCATGTCCTACATTGGTATTGTGGCTGTAATTCTACGTATTCGTTCAGCTGGAGGCCGCCGCAAAGCATTTTCCACGTGTGTCTCTCACCTCATagtctttttgctcttttttggcAGTGTGGCTCTCATGTACCTACACTTCTCTGCCACCTACTCCTTGTTCTGGGATACAGCCATTGCTCTGGCCTTTGCAGTTTTGTCTCCCTTCTTCAACCCCATTATCTATAGCCTgaggaataaagaaataaaagaaactataaaaaagcACATAGGTCAAGCTAaggtattttttttccataagaCAAGGGACCTCCAGTAAGATCTTTTAGTTGAGATCTTGTATAGTTGATGGTTTCTCATCACCTTCAGCTCTCAGCAATCTGTCTTTTCCTATCAGCCTTTTATTGAAACTGGTCTCCCAAagctcacaaaaaaaaaaaaattcagtaatagCTAAAGTCAATAGCTTCTATTTAATCTTTACTCAGTTAGACATATTTTTCAAtctgattttattaattaaaCTTTCTGCCACTCAAGTTATTCGTAGTAAATTCATCAtgttgaaatgttctgtataaatatttactttaattttaaagcaattaaCATATTTGTCTGTAAGACATGGTCATTTAAAAAGTATCCTTCATAAGACTAAGTTTTATCCATGGTGCCTTCAGCTTCTATAGTTGAAAAATGATTCAAATTTATAAATTGAGTATCCAAGTATTGATCAATAAGCGATTTAATTAAGTTACTCATTAAATAATCAGTTTTTCATGATAAATAAAAAAACCCAGATGTTGCATTCACTGTGATCAAATGCATTGTACATATTAagtaataaacataaaaactatctgttgaatgaataaaccaaACTACCACCGTGCTGCACTCTGATTGTTTTAGACAATCGATCAATTGTGTTAGGCAACAACTCTTTCAGGCTCTCTTCTTTGGCTTTTAGGATTCCAAACTCATTTCTATCCTTCCTTGGTGacgcttctttctcttgctgagTCTTCATGTCATACACACTTTATAAAAAGCTATTTTTCTCCAGGGCTCATGATTCAGCTA
Protein-coding sequences here:
- the LOC105498132 gene encoding LOW QUALITY PROTEIN: olfactory receptor 6K2 (The sequence of the model RefSeq protein was modified relative to this genomic sequence to represent the inferred CDS: deleted 1 base in 1 codon; substituted 1 base at 1 genomic stop codon), translating into MEYGPCPSSLSSFLSPLQGSIQRLASCKCISLSNSRRLLGDLSALEIETLTSNFEMESPNXTTAQEFIFSAFPYSWVKSVVCFVPLLFIYAFIVAGNLVILTVVQLNIHLHNPMYIFISALSFLEIWYTTATIPKMLSSLLSERRSISFNGCLLQMYFFHSTSISEVCLLTAMAFDRYLAICSPLHYPTIMTPKLCTQLTLSCCVCGFITPLPEIVWISTLPFCGSNHLEHIFCDFLPVLRLACTDTRAIVMIQVVDVIHAVEIITAVMLIFMSYIGIVAVILRIRSAGGRRKAFSTCVSHLIVFLLFFGSVALMYLHFSATYSLFWDTAIALAFAVLSPFFNPIIYSLRNKEIKETIKKHIGQAKVFFSIRQGTSSKIF